The following proteins come from a genomic window of Anopheles ziemanni chromosome 3, idAnoZiCoDA_A2_x.2, whole genome shotgun sequence:
- the LOC131287704 gene encoding zinc finger protein 493-like, protein MSVCRGCLTEEANAYHLLFAKFGEIPVKDTYECCTGLVVDREDGLPRYICDVCCKGLLQFHALRKQMLESNVYLRTNDKSPTFDCEQRSESLDLQIYIGNTNDGTDSDDSTPVEEIASNYNVGESSTHEEDKHEEYDDEHRIEYLEEAEHLLLASDTVPEQDDIEDSKIRCCGCPSIRFKTEKELSHHSQDVHAKDRINSNVRPYECGVCFKRYSTILLLERHRSMPFRGRNYQCTESGCEARFVSRSALYNHKKSKHSDIRSYSCDLCDMTFFTSSTLLSHRKIHCEKQYQCQTCLKMFHRQNDLLSHQALHLDERPFSCDRCDSRFKSRNNLRSHQRTHENGPWLACMYCDATFNTYNTRKVHHLSHKNIVPFMCDYCGKVYKRNFPLKLHIEKVHGRVCDGTMGKTVAESALSYSE, encoded by the exons atgagTGTTTGTCGTGGATGCTTAACGGAAGAAGCGAATGCGTACCATTTACTTTTCGCCAAATTCGGTGAAATTCCTGTGAAAGATACGTACGAATGTTGTACAGGTTTGGTCGTGGATCGCGAGGACGGTTTGCCGAGGTACATTTGTGATGTATGCTGCAAAGGGCTTCTGCAGTTCCATGCACTGCGCAAACAAATGCTTGAATCTAACGTGTATCTTCGAACAAACGACAAATCACCTACATTCGA TTGTGAGCAGCGAAGTGAATCTTTGGATTTACAAATCTACATAGGAAATACGAATGATGGAACGGACAGCGATGACTCAACGCCGGTAGAAGAAATAGCATCGAATTACAATGTTGGAGAAAGCAGTACACACGAGGAAGATAAACATGAAGAATACGACGATGAACATCGCATCGAGTACTTGGAGGAAGCAGAACATTTGCTACTAGCTTCAGATACTGTACCTGAGCAGGATGATATAGAAGATTCGAAAATACGATGCTGCGGCTGCCCGAGTATACGATTTAAAACCGAGAAGGAGTTGTCTCACCATTCACAGGATGTACACGCCAAAGATCGGATTAATAGTAACGTACGCCCGTATGAGTGTGGCGTTTGTTTTAAGCGCTACTCAACGATACTGTTACTTGAGCGACATCGCAGCATGCCATTTCGAGGTCGAAATTACCAGTGCACCGAATCTGGCTGCGAAGCCCGCTTCGTTAGTCGTAGCGCACTGTATAACCACAAAAAAAGTAAGCACTCGGACATACGGTCCTACTCGTGCGACTTGTGTGATATGACCTTCTTTACCAGCAGCACCCTATTGTCGCATCGTAAGATCCACTGCGAAAAGCAGTACCAGTGCCAAACctgcttgaaaatgtttcaccgCCAGAATGACTTGCTCTCCCACCAAGCGTTACATCTCGACGAGCGGCCGTTCAGTTGCGATCGCTGTGACTCAAGGTTTAAATCCCGAAACAATCTGCGAAGTCACCAGCGTACACATGAGAATGGGCCATGGCTGGCGTGTATGTATTGTGATGCCACTTTTAACACCTACAATACTCGAAAGGTGCACCATTTGAGCCataaaaatattgttccttTCATGTGCGACTATTGTGGTAAAGTTTATAAACGGAACTTTCCATTAAAATTGCACATCGAGAAAGTTCATGGCAGGGTTTGCGACGGTACCATGGGCAAAACTGTAGCTGAATCTGCTTTAAGTTATTCGGagtaa